TCGCGCGAGAAATCCTCGGGCCGGACATTCCGCTCGCGGTGATCTCCGGGCCGACGTTCGCCAAAGAGCTGGCCGCAGGCCTGCCGACGGCGATCTCCCTGGCATCCACCGATCAAACTTTCTCCGACGATCTACAGCATTTACTGCATTGCGGTAAGAGCTTCCGCGTTTACAGCAACCCTGATTTTATCGGTGTGCAGCTGGGCGGTGCTGTGAAAAACGTTATCGCCATTGGCGCAGGAATGTCCGACGGTATCGGCTTTGGCGCGAACGCGCGTACGGCGCTGATCACTCGTGGGTTGACCGAGATGTCTCGTTTGGGAACCGCGCTGGGTGCCGATCCTGCCACCTTTATGGGGATGGCCGGTTTAGGCGATTTAGTGCTGACTTGCACCGATAACCAGTCGCGTAATCGCCGTTTCGGCATGATGCTTGGACAGGGCATGGATGTGATCGGCGCGCAGGAAAAAATCGGCCAGGTGGTTGAAGGCTACCGCAATACCAAAGAAGTTCGGGAATTGGCGCACCGTTTTGGTGTCGAAATGCCAATAACCGAGGAAATTTATCAGGTATTGTATTGCGGAAAAAATGCGCGCGAGGCAGCATTAACGCTGTTAGGTCGCTCACGCAAGGACGAGCGCAGCAGTAACTAATCGCAGGGACCCGTTGTCGCCCAACGACACGGCCAGCAGAGACTGGCCGGTCGTCTATTACGTCTGGAGTATGCAATGCCGTGTGAAGAACTGGATATCGTCTGGAACAATATTAAAGCCGAAGCCCGGGCTTTGGCCGACTGCGAGCCGATGCTTGCCAGTTTCTACCACGCGACGCTACTCAAGCATGAAAACCTCGGCAGCGCCCTGAGCTATATGCTCGCCAACAAACTGGCTTCCTCCATCATGCCCGCCATTGCCATTCGCGAAGTGGTGGAAGAGGCGTATGCCGCTGACCCTGAGATGATCGCCTCCGCCGCCTGTGATATTCAGGCTGTGCGCACGCGTGACCCCGCCGTCGATAAATACTCTACGCCGCTGCTATACCTGAAAGGCTTCCACGCCCTGCAGGCTTACCGCATCGGCCACTGGCTGTGGAACGAGGGCCGCCGTGCGCTGGCTATCTTCCTGCAAAATCAAGTTTCCGTGACCTTCCAGGTCGATATCCATCCGGCGGCGAAAATTGGCCGGGGCATTATGCTCGACCACGCCACGGGCATTGTGGTTGGGGAGACGGCGGTCATTGAAGATGACGTCTCTATCCTGCAATCCGTGACCCTTGGCGGTACCGGTAAAACCAGCGGCGATCGCCACCCTAAAATCCGTGAAGGGGTGATGATTGGCGCGGGGGCGAAAATTCTCGGTAATATCGAAGTGGGGCGTGGCGCGAAGATTGGTGCCGGTTCCGTCGTGTTGCAGCCCGTTCCGCCGCATACCACCGCCGCTGGCGTGCCAGCGCGTATCGTCGGTAAGCCGGAGAGCGATAAGCCGGCGATGGATATGGATCAGCACTTCAACGGTATTCACCACACCTTTGAGTATGGCGACGGGATTTAAAACACCGCCCGGTGGCGCTGCGCTTACCGGGCCTACAAACCCGTAGGTCGGGTAAGCGAAGCGCCACCCGACACTATCAGCTCCGCAATACCGCGCCAGCATATCCCAGCTGGCGCCAGGCCTCATACACCACCACCGACACCGCATTCGACAGGTTCATGCTGCGGCTGTCCGGCATCATCGGAATACGGATTTTTTGTTCGGCAGGTAGGGCGTCAAGAATGGTGGCAGGCAGGCCGCGCGTCTCCGGGCCAAACATCAGATAGTCCCCTTCCTGATAGCTCACCGCGCTGTGCGCCGGCGTGCCTTTGGTCGTCAGGGCAAACATCCGCTGCGGCTTTTCCGCAACCATAAACGCGGCATAATCGTGATGGCGCACCACGGCGGTGAACTCGTGGTAATCCAGCCCGGCGCGTCGCAGGCGTTTGTCATCCCACGCAAAACCCATTGGCTCGATGATGTGCAGACGAAAACCGGTGTTAGCGCACAGGCGGATGATATTGCCGGTATTCGGCGGGATTTCTGGTTCGAATAATACGATGTTAAGCATGCAGCCCCCTGGAGCCTATCCCACTAGGCTATTTTATTTGCCAGTAAATGCGGGGGGCAGGATAGCAGATAATTCCCCTCACCCTAACCCTCTCCCACTGTACGGTCCGGGGACATCATGAACACTTGTTCGGGGACATGGTAGACACTTACAACTAAGGCATACGAACCCGTTTTTGGAGTCGCTTATGCCCTGGGATGCGAGAGATACCATGTCATTACGTACCGAGTTTGTTCTGTTCGCCTCGCAAGACGGGGCGAACATCCGTTCTCTTTGCCGTCACTACGGCATTTCGCCCGCTACTGGCTACAAGTGGCTCGCCCGCTGGTCTGAACACGGCGCTGCCGGCCTGGCTGACCGCTCCCGCGTGCCTCATCATTCGCCGAACCGCTCATCTGACGCCATCACTGACCTGCTGCGCCTGGCGCATGCCCGTCATGAACGCTGGGGCGCGCGCAAGATT
Above is a window of Lelliottia jeotgali DNA encoding:
- a CDS encoding Glycerol-3-phosphate dehydrogenase (NAD(P)+), producing MSTVNASMTVIGAGSYGTALAITLARNGHEVVLWGHDPKHIATLQHDRCNVAFLPDVPFPDSLHLESDLSVALAASRNILVVVPSHVFGQVLHQIKALMRPDARIVWATKGLEAETGRLLQDVAREILGPDIPLAVISGPTFAKELAAGLPTAISLASTDQTFSDDLQHLLHCGKSFRVYSNPDFIGVQLGGAVKNVIAIGAGMSDGIGFGANARTALITRGLTEMSRLGTALGADPATFMGMAGLGDLVLTCTDNQSRNRRFGMMLGQGMDVIGAQEKIGQVVEGYRNTKEVRELAHRFGVEMPITEEIYQVLYCGKNAREAALTLLGRSRKDERSSN
- a CDS encoding Serine acetyltransferase, coding for MPCEELDIVWNNIKAEARALADCEPMLASFYHATLLKHENLGSALSYMLANKLASSIMPAIAIREVVEEAYAADPEMIASAACDIQAVRTRDPAVDKYSTPLLYLKGFHALQAYRIGHWLWNEGRRALAIFLQNQVSVTFQVDIHPAAKIGRGIMLDHATGIVVGETAVIEDDVSILQSVTLGGTGKTSGDRHPKIREGVMIGAGAKILGNIEVGRGAKIGAGSVVLQPVPPHTTAAGVPARIVGKPESDKPAMDMDQHFNGIHHTFEYGDGI
- a CDS encoding tRNA (cytidine(34)-2'-O)-methyltransferase, whose protein sequence is MLNIVLFEPEIPPNTGNIIRLCANTGFRLHIIEPMGFAWDDKRLRRAGLDYHEFTAVVRHHDYAAFMVAEKPQRMFALTTKGTPAHSAVSYQEGDYLMFGPETRGLPATILDALPAEQKIRIPMMPDSRSMNLSNAVSVVVYEAWRQLGYAGAVLRS